One genomic segment of Pseudomonadota bacterium includes these proteins:
- the manD gene encoding D-mannonate dehydratase ManD: MSTQAANNSNAGTHREREIVSAEVIVTCPARNFVTLKIVTRSGVSGIGDATLNGRELAVASYLKDHVVPNLIGRDAGRIEDAWQFFYRGAYWRRGPVTMTAIAAVDVALWDILGKMTNQPLYQLLGGRSREGALVYGHANGKDIDEASDEVGKYIAQGYKAVRAQCGVPGVKKAYGISNLKNAYEPAESELPAESVWATPKYLAVVPQLFERLRKDHGSDIELLHDVHHRLSPIEAARLARDLEPYRLFWLEDCTPAENQKSFELVRKHSVTPLAVGEIFNSIWDCKHLIENQLIDYIRTTIVHGGGITHLRRIADFAALHGVRTGFHGATDLSPVCMGAALHFDTWVPNFGIQEYMKHADVTDEVFPHDYTFREGRLYCGESAGHGVSIDEKLAAKYPYNPKQLPIARLEDGTMWDW, encoded by the coding sequence GTGAGCACTCAGGCCGCGAATAATTCAAACGCAGGCACGCACCGCGAACGCGAGATCGTGTCGGCGGAAGTGATCGTCACCTGCCCGGCGCGCAACTTCGTGACTTTGAAAATCGTCACGCGCTCGGGTGTTAGCGGTATCGGCGATGCGACGCTGAACGGCCGCGAACTCGCGGTTGCTTCATATCTGAAAGACCACGTGGTGCCGAATCTGATCGGCCGCGACGCGGGGCGCATAGAAGATGCCTGGCAGTTCTTCTATCGCGGCGCCTACTGGCGGCGCGGTCCCGTGACGATGACGGCGATCGCGGCGGTCGACGTCGCGTTGTGGGACATCCTCGGCAAGATGACGAATCAGCCGTTGTATCAGCTGCTCGGCGGGCGTTCGCGCGAAGGCGCGCTGGTGTATGGCCATGCGAATGGCAAGGACATCGACGAGGCCAGCGACGAAGTCGGCAAGTACATCGCGCAGGGTTACAAGGCCGTGCGCGCACAGTGCGGCGTGCCCGGCGTCAAGAAGGCGTACGGAATTTCGAATCTGAAAAACGCCTACGAACCTGCCGAGAGTGAATTGCCGGCGGAGTCGGTGTGGGCTACGCCCAAGTACCTCGCGGTCGTGCCGCAGTTGTTCGAGCGTCTGCGCAAGGATCACGGATCCGACATCGAGTTGCTGCACGACGTGCATCACCGCCTGTCGCCGATCGAAGCGGCGCGACTGGCGCGCGACCTCGAACCGTACCGGTTGTTCTGGCTGGAGGATTGCACGCCGGCGGAAAACCAGAAGAGCTTCGAGCTGGTTCGCAAACATTCGGTGACGCCGCTCGCGGTGGGCGAGATCTTCAATTCGATCTGGGACTGCAAACACCTGATCGAGAACCAGCTCATCGACTACATCCGCACCACCATCGTCCACGGCGGCGGCATCACGCATCTGCGGCGCATCGCGGATTTCGCGGCGCTGCATGGAGTGCGCACGGGATTCCACGGCGCGACCGATCTGTCGCCCGTGTGTATGGGAGCGGCGCTGCACTTCGATACCTGGGTGCCCAATTTCGGCATCCAGGAATACATGAAACATGCGGACGTCACCGACGAGGTGTTCCCGCACGACTACACGTTCCGGGAAGGCCGGCTGTACTGCGGCGAGAGCGCCGGACACGGCGTCTCGATCGACGAGAAACTGGCCGCGAAGTATCCCTACAACCCGAAACAGCTGCCGATCGCGCGTCTGGAAGACGGCACGATGTGGGACTGGTAG
- a CDS encoding TonB-dependent receptor — MSKKSPLFRLTLAGCSAAVGFFSAGAAAQNAPATEDADSMEEVVVSGFRSSLEKSLEVKRASINFTDSISSEDVGKLPDNNLAEAIARIPGVQISRTNGEGQQINLRGLGPSFTRVTLDGMPISVSSEGSVDQAARNREFDFDLLPSDLFSALEVSKSPQASIVEGGLAGTVNLRPSRPFDYDGLTVSYKLEGTYQSSSEEVDPRASFLISKNWDDKFGLLLNVAATKRTFRTDGWSAQGWTSGRVGALVGTTTQVSSAPSAGYSAGFDWNLPTLAPNNATTRDPNFVNESGLTNAQLANAQVPRLGRPEVQVGDRDRVGASFAAQFRATDKLDFAFDALYAKLDASFDRYTDNLLVRNTNAGTNNATGFGFITPRNFVLDEHNNVVSGQLENAKFWSENRDNDNSTTFASYTLTGNWQATDKFKLTAKVNTAKSDWDFRMNTYLFLSDPGTVNLEINGDNIPTINPVLDIADVANWQMDTVRVQPRKRRETNDTFWLEGTYGDEEMNVKFGAVRNTFERLRNQYSTSVGVTQGAALTPFGYTGPAAMNTWDITPFASVVPVNFGEFFDADPGYRRWTVADLGAFNEMLSPAELDAAANLDYQNSGTFKETSTSAYVELNKKLELGGHGLRFNTGVRWVKTEQDLTGFVQLQSTPRPPPGSNAIQQIPYLFNIREDQYGSNTTNGEYDVALPSFNMAFDITDKLISRLSLAKTMTRPNPGDMMPFVSLSTAGVVTAGNPDLQPYFSEQADLGLEWYFQEGAVLSTTLFQKNIDGFTQRSNTVRPFRDAGIPIEGLDPTLRALVEVQGYDTPLLFNQAQNIPGITKMQGAELFYQQRLDFLLNGLGVNLNYTYLDSGDRVVLGLAKKNYNAIVYYETPRFATRLSYNVRGDYVECTNNCNSTSPEAASRAEAGYLDFNSSVNFETFGQKLTLSFEVLNLTDEVEYTFAGYDNRAYVFNAPGRTFILGLRGQF, encoded by the coding sequence ATGAGTAAGAAATCACCGTTATTCCGTCTGACGTTGGCGGGTTGTTCCGCTGCCGTCGGCTTTTTCTCGGCGGGTGCCGCGGCGCAGAACGCGCCGGCAACCGAAGATGCGGATTCGATGGAAGAGGTCGTGGTCTCCGGTTTCCGCAGCAGTCTCGAGAAATCGCTCGAGGTCAAACGCGCGTCGATCAATTTCACGGACTCCATCTCGTCCGAAGACGTCGGCAAGCTGCCCGACAACAATCTCGCCGAAGCCATCGCCCGCATCCCGGGCGTGCAGATCTCGCGCACCAACGGCGAAGGCCAGCAGATCAACCTGCGCGGTCTCGGCCCGAGTTTCACGCGCGTCACGCTCGATGGAATGCCGATCTCGGTCTCGTCCGAAGGCAGCGTCGACCAGGCCGCGCGTAATCGCGAGTTCGATTTCGATCTGCTGCCTTCCGATCTGTTCTCGGCGCTCGAAGTGTCGAAGTCGCCGCAGGCGAGCATCGTCGAAGGTGGTCTGGCCGGCACGGTCAACCTGCGCCCGTCGCGCCCATTCGACTACGACGGACTCACCGTGTCGTACAAGCTCGAAGGCACGTATCAATCGAGCTCCGAAGAAGTCGATCCGCGCGCCAGCTTCCTGATCAGCAAGAACTGGGACGACAAGTTCGGTCTGCTGCTCAATGTCGCCGCAACGAAGCGCACGTTCCGCACCGACGGCTGGAGCGCCCAGGGCTGGACGTCCGGCCGCGTAGGCGCGCTGGTGGGTACTACTACTCAAGTCTCGAGTGCCCCGTCCGCGGGTTACTCCGCAGGCTTCGACTGGAACCTGCCGACCCTCGCGCCGAACAATGCGACGACGCGTGATCCGAATTTCGTGAACGAGTCCGGCCTCACGAACGCGCAGCTTGCGAATGCGCAAGTACCGCGCCTCGGCCGTCCCGAGGTGCAGGTGGGCGATCGCGACCGCGTTGGCGCGTCGTTCGCGGCGCAGTTCCGTGCCACCGATAAGCTCGATTTCGCGTTCGATGCCTTGTACGCCAAGCTCGACGCATCATTCGATCGCTACACCGACAACCTGCTGGTGCGCAACACGAACGCCGGCACGAACAATGCGACCGGCTTCGGTTTCATCACGCCGCGCAACTTCGTGCTCGACGAGCACAACAACGTCGTCAGTGGCCAGCTCGAGAACGCCAAGTTCTGGTCCGAGAATCGCGACAACGACAACTCGACCACGTTCGCGAGCTACACGCTCACCGGCAACTGGCAGGCCACCGACAAGTTCAAGCTGACCGCGAAGGTCAACACGGCGAAGTCGGATTGGGATTTCCGCATGAACACGTACCTGTTCCTGTCGGATCCGGGCACGGTCAATCTCGAGATCAACGGCGACAACATCCCGACGATCAATCCGGTCCTGGATATTGCGGATGTCGCCAACTGGCAGATGGACACGGTTCGCGTCCAGCCGCGCAAGCGCCGTGAAACCAACGACACGTTCTGGCTCGAAGGCACCTACGGTGACGAGGAGATGAACGTCAAGTTCGGCGCCGTGCGCAACACGTTCGAGCGTCTGCGTAACCAGTACAGCACTTCGGTGGGTGTGACCCAGGGTGCCGCGTTGACTCCGTTCGGTTACACCGGCCCCGCGGCGATGAACACCTGGGACATCACGCCGTTCGCGAGCGTCGTTCCGGTGAATTTCGGCGAGTTCTTCGATGCCGATCCGGGCTATCGCCGCTGGACCGTCGCCGATCTCGGCGCGTTCAACGAGATGCTGAGCCCGGCCGAGCTCGATGCGGCAGCCAACCTGGATTACCAGAACTCCGGCACCTTCAAGGAGACGAGCACCTCCGCGTACGTCGAGCTGAACAAGAAGCTCGAGCTGGGTGGTCATGGTCTGCGCTTCAACACCGGCGTCCGCTGGGTGAAGACCGAGCAGGACCTCACCGGCTTCGTGCAGTTGCAATCGACGCCCCGCCCGCCGCCGGGCTCGAACGCGATCCAGCAGATTCCGTACCTGTTCAACATTCGTGAGGACCAGTACGGCTCGAACACGACCAACGGCGAATACGACGTCGCGTTGCCGTCGTTCAACATGGCGTTCGACATCACGGACAAGCTCATCTCGCGCCTCAGTCTGGCGAAGACGATGACGCGTCCGAATCCGGGCGACATGATGCCGTTCGTCAGCCTGTCCACGGCCGGTGTCGTGACGGCGGGCAATCCGGACCTGCAGCCTTACTTCTCGGAGCAGGCGGACCTGGGCCTCGAGTGGTACTTCCAGGAAGGCGCCGTGCTCTCGACGACGCTGTTCCAGAAGAACATCGATGGCTTCACGCAGCGTTCGAACACGGTGCGGCCGTTCCGCGACGCGGGTATTCCGATCGAAGGACTGGATCCGACGCTGCGCGCGCTGGTGGAAGTGCAGGGTTACGACACCCCGTTGTTGTTCAACCAGGCGCAGAACATCCCGGGCATCACGAAGATGCAGGGCGCGGAGCTGTTCTACCAGCAGCGCCTGGACTTCCTCCTGAACGGCCTTGGCGTGAACCTCAACTACACGTATCTCGATTCGGGTGATCGCGTGGTCCTGGGTCTCGCGAAGAAGAACTACAACGCCATCGTGTACTACGAGACGCCGCGTTTCGCGACGCGCCTTTCGTACAACGTGCGCGGCGACTACGTGGAGTGCACCAACAACTGCAATTCGACTTCGCCTGAAGCCGCCTCCCGCGCCGAGGCGGGTTACCTGGACTTCAACTCGAGCGTGAACTTCGAAACGTTCGGGCAGAAGCTCACCTTGAGCTTCGAAGTGCTCAACCTGACTGACGAAGTGGAATATACGTTCGCCGGGTACGACAACCGCGCGTACGTGTTCAACGCGCCCGGCCGGACCTTCATCCTCGGATTGCGCGGGCAATTCTGA
- a CDS encoding sugar kinase translates to MTDNVLKVRPASETRWDCASFGEIMLRFDPGFGRVRNARTFQVWEGGGEYNVARAMRKCWGKRSTAVTALPVNDLGWLVEDLMMQGGVDTSKIIWRDFDGLGRNTRVGLNFTEKGFGIRAALGCSDRGHSAASQIKPGEVNWEKLFGEEGVRWFHTGGIFAALAPNTSEAVIEAVEIARKYGTIVSYDLNYRASLWKSQGGKEGAQKINRNIAKYVDVMIGNEEDFTACLGFEVEGLDEHISAIDPANFKKMIQTAVKQFPNFKVAATTLRNAKTATFNDWSAILYAGGQFYQSMMRENLEIYDRVGGGDGFASGLAYGFMEGKGPQAAVEYGAAHGALAMTTPGDTSMVNVKEVEAVMKGKGARVIR, encoded by the coding sequence ATGACTGACAATGTTCTAAAGGTTCGCCCGGCATCGGAAACGCGTTGGGACTGCGCCTCGTTCGGCGAGATCATGCTGCGGTTCGATCCCGGCTTCGGCCGCGTGCGCAACGCGCGCACGTTCCAGGTGTGGGAAGGCGGCGGCGAGTACAACGTCGCCCGGGCCATGCGCAAATGTTGGGGCAAACGCTCCACGGCCGTGACCGCGCTGCCCGTCAACGATCTCGGCTGGCTGGTCGAAGACCTCATGATGCAGGGCGGCGTCGACACCTCGAAGATCATCTGGCGGGACTTCGACGGCCTCGGGCGCAACACGCGCGTCGGCCTGAATTTCACCGAGAAAGGCTTCGGCATCCGCGCGGCGCTGGGCTGTTCGGATCGCGGGCATTCCGCCGCCTCGCAGATCAAGCCCGGTGAAGTGAACTGGGAAAAGTTGTTTGGTGAGGAAGGCGTTCGCTGGTTCCACACCGGCGGCATTTTTGCCGCGCTCGCGCCCAACACCTCGGAGGCGGTGATCGAAGCCGTCGAGATCGCGCGCAAGTACGGCACGATCGTTTCCTACGACCTCAACTACCGCGCTTCGCTCTGGAAGAGCCAGGGCGGCAAGGAAGGCGCGCAGAAGATCAACCGCAACATCGCCAAGTACGTCGACGTGATGATCGGCAATGAAGAAGATTTCACGGCGTGCCTCGGGTTCGAAGTGGAAGGCCTCGACGAACACATCTCGGCGATCGATCCGGCGAACTTCAAGAAGATGATCCAGACGGCGGTGAAGCAGTTCCCGAACTTCAAGGTCGCGGCGACGACGCTGCGCAACGCGAAGACGGCGACGTTCAACGACTGGTCGGCCATCCTCTATGCGGGTGGCCAGTTCTATCAGTCGATGATGCGCGAGAACCTCGAGATCTATGACCGCGTCGGCGGCGGCGATGGTTTCGCCTCAGGTCTCGCGTATGGATTCATGGAGGGCAAAGGCCCGCAGGCGGCCGTGGAATACGGCGCGGCGCATGGCGCGCTGGCCATGACGACGCCGGGCGATACGTCCATGGTGAACGTGAAGGAAGTCGAGGCCGTGATGAAGGGCAAGGGAGCGCGCGTCATCCGCTGA
- a CDS encoding FadR/GntR family transcriptional regulator, producing MPEPRRLYEQISQKLAKAIADGKYEIGQRLPSERELAQAFGVSRPTVREAIIALELDGLVEVRLGSGVYVTNRHPPSGTEGAKDIGPFELLEARRVIEGEICALAALRIDEAQLKELSELIAEMRDDNKHNEIIMSEDADRRFHELIATSTQNSGLIAAVQMMWDARARSPQSHSMDDKGRARGLKPPIEEHTAIVRALKKRDPEAARAAMHEHISRVIDDMLKVTEVKELERARAVAAEKRRRYSSVPRKIGAR from the coding sequence ATGCCTGAACCCCGCCGCCTTTACGAACAGATTTCGCAGAAGCTCGCGAAGGCGATCGCCGACGGCAAGTACGAAATCGGCCAGCGCCTGCCCTCCGAACGCGAACTTGCGCAGGCCTTCGGCGTCTCGCGCCCGACCGTGCGCGAGGCGATCATCGCGCTCGAGCTGGACGGCCTCGTGGAGGTGCGGCTCGGCTCCGGCGTTTACGTCACCAACCGGCACCCGCCGAGCGGCACCGAAGGGGCGAAGGACATCGGCCCCTTCGAACTACTCGAAGCGCGGCGCGTCATCGAGGGTGAGATCTGCGCCCTCGCCGCACTGCGAATCGACGAGGCGCAGCTCAAGGAGTTGTCAGAGCTCATCGCGGAAATGCGCGACGACAACAAGCACAATGAAATCATCATGAGCGAGGATGCGGATCGCCGCTTCCACGAGCTGATCGCCACCTCGACGCAGAACAGCGGCCTCATCGCAGCCGTGCAGATGATGTGGGACGCACGCGCCCGGTCTCCGCAGAGCCATTCGATGGACGACAAGGGGCGCGCGCGCGGGCTCAAGCCGCCGATCGAGGAACACACGGCGATCGTACGGGCATTGAAAAAGCGCGACCCCGAGGCCGCGCGTGCCGCCATGCACGAGCACATCTCGCGCGTCATCGACGACATGCTCAAGGTCACCGAGGTCAAGGAGCTCGAGCGGGCCCGGGCCGTGGCCGCCGAGAAACGGCGCCGCTATTCGTCCGTGCCGCGCAAGATCGGCGCCCGCTGA
- a CDS encoding MFS transporter, protein MNSRNLSNDTGSIPAQGRPTNYRWIICALLFFSTTINYIDRNSLSVLKTTLQGALGWTDVDYGWITFAFTFAYAAFPSLIGVFVDRFGVKRALAGALVLWSLAAAAHGLVGTVLGFVIVRFVLGIAEAANFPASIKAVGMWFPQKERAFATGIFNSGTSVGVMVSFGTVYVATHWGWQAAFVFIGVMGLVWLIFWQKYFDLPEKHKGVNAAELEFIQAGQPATEKAVKVPWTALLRYREIWPFIIGKFITDPVWWFFLFWLPSYLEKERGQNPLASAGWIGLIYTGSSIGSILGGWLSGALIKRGWPVGKARMTTMLLAAIFMPGSILAYYADSFVVCVAFITLATACHQAWSANLFTNATDMFPQKVAASVVGLGATAGGIGGMFMTLLAALAVQWTGTQQIVFVWAGGMHLAALALFWFWFKGRFVQVNVDTDVDESKAHRGLVFSGLALVVFGAILCAWEYNNLTLILQVVKVTGAAGAAVVAGGFVIIGLGLIYAGMPKRRQLTA, encoded by the coding sequence ATGAATAGTCGCAACTTGTCGAATGACACCGGTAGCATCCCGGCGCAGGGCCGCCCGACCAACTACCGCTGGATCATCTGCGCGTTGTTGTTCTTTTCGACGACCATCAACTACATCGACCGCAACTCGCTGTCGGTGTTGAAGACCACGCTGCAGGGCGCGCTCGGCTGGACCGATGTCGACTACGGCTGGATCACCTTCGCGTTCACGTTCGCCTACGCGGCGTTCCCCTCGCTGATCGGTGTGTTCGTCGACCGCTTCGGCGTCAAGCGGGCACTGGCCGGTGCGCTGGTGCTCTGGTCGCTGGCCGCCGCCGCGCATGGCCTGGTCGGCACCGTGCTCGGCTTCGTCATCGTGCGCTTCGTGCTCGGCATCGCCGAAGCGGCTAACTTCCCGGCGTCGATCAAGGCGGTGGGAATGTGGTTTCCGCAAAAGGAACGCGCCTTCGCCACGGGCATCTTCAATTCGGGCACCAGCGTCGGCGTGATGGTGTCGTTCGGCACGGTGTACGTGGCGACGCACTGGGGCTGGCAGGCCGCGTTCGTGTTCATCGGCGTGATGGGCCTCGTCTGGCTGATCTTCTGGCAGAAGTATTTCGACCTTCCCGAAAAGCACAAAGGCGTCAACGCCGCGGAACTCGAGTTCATCCAGGCGGGGCAGCCCGCTACCGAAAAAGCGGTGAAGGTGCCGTGGACGGCGCTGCTGCGATATCGGGAGATCTGGCCGTTCATCATCGGCAAGTTCATCACCGACCCGGTGTGGTGGTTCTTCCTGTTCTGGTTGCCGTCCTATCTCGAAAAGGAACGCGGCCAGAATCCGCTCGCGAGCGCGGGGTGGATAGGCCTCATCTACACCGGTTCGAGCATCGGGTCGATCCTGGGCGGCTGGCTGTCGGGCGCGCTGATCAAGCGTGGCTGGCCGGTCGGCAAGGCGCGCATGACGACCATGTTGCTGGCCGCGATCTTCATGCCGGGCTCGATCCTCGCGTACTACGCCGACAGCTTCGTGGTCTGCGTGGCATTCATCACGCTCGCCACTGCGTGCCATCAGGCCTGGTCGGCCAACCTGTTCACGAACGCCACCGACATGTTTCCGCAGAAGGTGGCCGCTTCGGTCGTCGGCCTCGGCGCGACGGCGGGTGGCATCGGCGGCATGTTCATGACCTTGCTGGCCGCGCTCGCGGTGCAGTGGACCGGAACCCAGCAGATCGTCTTCGTCTGGGCCGGCGGCATGCATCTGGCGGCGCTCGCGTTGTTCTGGTTCTGGTTCAAGGGCCGGTTCGTTCAGGTCAATGTCGACACCGACGTCGACGAATCGAAGGCGCACCGCGGGCTGGTATTCAGCGGCCTCGCGCTGGTGGTGTTCGGTGCAATCCTCTGCGCCTGGGAATACAACAACCTCACGCTGATCCTGCAGGTGGTCAAGGTCACGGGCGCCGCCGGCGCCGCGGTGGTCGCAGGCGGCTTCGTGATCATCGGCCTCGGCCTGATCTACGCGGGCATGCCGAAACGGCGTCAGCTGACGGCCTGA
- a CDS encoding acetylxylan esterase, whose protein sequence is MRAAWLICGMMSCASLARAADPTPLVLTAEQDHKLMLEKLGIKEIRQGANGRDPNAPNAANYDESKANPYPVLPDPLVMANGKPVLTARDWTRRRRPELVELFDREIYGRTPRRTPSVSWEVKSTTNETVGGAAVVVRKLIGHVDNSSYPAIAVDIDLTLTTVAGAKNRPVIMEFFPVEWAARIPPQPSPTWQEQVIARGWGYAILSPSSIQADNGAGLTRGIIGLVNKGQPRKVDDWGALKAWAWGASRALDYLETNPDVDAKRVVIEGVSRYGKASLVTLAYEPRFAVGFIGSSGAGGAALARRHWGEMLENVAGSGEYHWMAGNYIKYAGPLTVNDLPVDAHELIALCAPRPVFIGAGNPAQGDGWVDPKGMFMAAAAAGPVYRLLGKRDLGTTEFPPMETALDEGDLAYRQHAGGHTSGPNWPTFLEFAERYF, encoded by the coding sequence ATGCGTGCTGCATGGCTGATCTGCGGAATGATGTCCTGCGCCTCGCTGGCGCGCGCGGCCGACCCCACGCCTCTGGTCCTGACCGCCGAGCAGGATCACAAGCTGATGCTGGAAAAACTCGGCATCAAGGAGATCCGCCAGGGCGCCAACGGGCGCGATCCGAATGCGCCCAATGCAGCCAACTACGATGAGTCGAAGGCCAATCCCTACCCGGTGCTGCCGGACCCGCTCGTGATGGCGAACGGCAAGCCGGTCCTGACCGCGCGCGACTGGACGCGGCGCCGGCGCCCGGAGCTGGTGGAACTGTTCGATCGCGAGATCTACGGGCGCACGCCGCGGCGCACCCCGTCCGTGAGCTGGGAAGTGAAGTCGACCACCAACGAAACCGTCGGCGGTGCCGCGGTCGTGGTGCGCAAGCTCATCGGACACGTCGACAACAGCAGCTACCCGGCGATCGCGGTCGACATCGATCTCACGCTAACTACCGTGGCCGGCGCGAAGAACCGGCCGGTGATCATGGAATTCTTCCCGGTCGAGTGGGCGGCGCGTATTCCGCCGCAGCCGTCGCCGACCTGGCAGGAACAGGTCATCGCGCGCGGCTGGGGGTACGCGATCCTCTCGCCCTCCAGCATCCAGGCCGACAACGGCGCGGGGCTCACGCGCGGCATCATCGGACTCGTCAACAAGGGCCAGCCGCGCAAGGTCGACGACTGGGGCGCGCTCAAGGCGTGGGCCTGGGGTGCGTCGCGCGCGCTCGACTATCTCGAGACCAATCCGGATGTCGACGCGAAACGCGTGGTGATCGAAGGGGTTTCGCGTTACGGCAAGGCGTCGCTCGTGACACTCGCGTACGAGCCGCGATTCGCGGTGGGGTTCATCGGTTCTTCGGGCGCCGGGGGTGCCGCGCTCGCGCGGCGGCACTGGGGCGAAATGCTCGAGAACGTCGCGGGCAGCGGCGAATACCACTGGATGGCCGGCAACTACATCAAGTACGCCGGCCCGTTGACGGTGAACGATCTGCCGGTGGATGCGCACGAGTTGATCGCGTTGTGCGCGCCGCGGCCCGTCTTCATCGGCGCCGGCAACCCGGCGCAGGGCGACGGCTGGGTCGACCCGAAGGGCATGTTCATGGCCGCAGCGGCCGCCGGGCCCGTTTACCGGTTGTTAGGCAAGCGCGATCTCGGCACGACGGAATTCCCGCCGATGGAAACCGCACTCGACGAGGGCGATCTCGCCTACCGCCAGCACGCCGGCGGACATACGTCGGGCCCCAACTGGCCGACCTTCCTGGAGTTCGCGGAGCGCTACTTCTGA
- the uxaC gene encoding glucuronate isomerase gives MDKLNPDRLFPADPNTRAIARTLYQLVKDLPIISPHGHTDPKWFADNMPFADPASLLLTPDHYVFRMLYSQGVKLEDFGVARIDGGVTERDARKIWRIFAKHYYLFRGTPSRMWFDWVLASIFDAPVPLTPENADATYDRIAEWLQKPEFRPRALFERFNIEALATTESPLDDLAHHVSIRKSGWSGRVVTAYRPDPVVDPDAIGFLDNLKKFSELTGEDALSWRGYLAAHRKRRAFFAVMGATSTDHGHPSARTADLSPADAEALFGRIVKGAQNPGDADLFRGQMLTEMARMSLDDKLVLQIHPGSWRNHNAPVFDRFGPNVGADIPMATDYVGALRPLLNRFGNDASLSIIVFTLDESTYARELAPLAGHYPALKLGPAWWFHDSPEGMMRFREQTTETAGFYNTVGFNDDTRAFLSIPSRHDVARRIDCSFLARLVAEHRLPEDEAAVLAPQLAYEFPKKAYKL, from the coding sequence ATGGACAAACTCAATCCCGATCGGCTCTTTCCGGCCGATCCCAATACGAGAGCCATCGCACGGACGCTGTACCAGCTCGTCAAAGACCTGCCGATCATCAGCCCCCACGGCCATACCGACCCCAAGTGGTTCGCGGACAACATGCCGTTCGCCGATCCGGCCAGCCTGCTGCTCACGCCGGACCATTATGTTTTCCGCATGCTCTACAGCCAGGGCGTCAAGCTGGAAGACTTCGGCGTGGCGCGCATCGACGGCGGCGTCACCGAACGAGATGCACGCAAGATCTGGCGGATCTTCGCCAAACACTATTACCTGTTCCGCGGCACGCCGTCGCGCATGTGGTTCGACTGGGTGCTGGCGAGCATTTTCGATGCTCCCGTGCCGCTGACGCCGGAAAATGCCGATGCGACTTATGACCGCATCGCCGAGTGGCTGCAGAAGCCTGAGTTCCGGCCGCGCGCGTTGTTCGAGCGGTTCAACATCGAGGCGCTCGCCACCACGGAATCTCCGCTCGACGATCTCGCGCATCACGTCAGCATTCGCAAGAGCGGCTGGTCGGGGCGCGTAGTCACCGCGTATCGGCCCGATCCTGTGGTCGATCCGGACGCGATCGGATTCCTCGATAACCTCAAGAAATTCAGCGAGCTCACCGGCGAAGATGCGCTTTCCTGGCGCGGTTACCTGGCGGCGCATCGCAAGCGCCGCGCATTTTTCGCCGTCATGGGCGCGACCTCTACCGACCACGGGCATCCCTCCGCGCGCACCGCGGACCTGAGCCCGGCGGATGCCGAGGCGCTGTTCGGCCGTATCGTGAAAGGCGCGCAGAACCCTGGCGACGCGGATCTGTTCCGCGGCCAGATGCTCACCGAGATGGCGCGCATGAGCCTCGACGACAAACTCGTGCTGCAGATCCACCCGGGCTCCTGGCGCAATCACAACGCGCCGGTATTCGATCGCTTCGGACCGAACGTCGGCGCCGACATTCCGATGGCCACCGATTACGTCGGCGCATTGCGGCCGCTGCTCAATCGTTTCGGCAATGACGCATCGCTCAGCATCATCGTGTTCACGCTCGATGAAAGCACCTACGCGCGCGAGCTCGCGCCGCTGGCGGGCCACTATCCGGCGCTCAAGCTCGGGCCCGCTTGGTGGTTCCATGACAGTCCGGAAGGCATGATGCGTTTCCGCGAACAAACCACCGAGACCGCGGGTTTCTACAACACCGTCGGCTTCAACGACGATACGCGCGCCTTCCTGTCGATTCCGTCGCGCCACGACGTGGCGCGCCGCATCGATTGCTCGTTTCTCGCGCGCCTGGTGGCCGAGCATCGGCTGCCGGAAGACGAGGCGGCCGTGCTCGCGCCGCAGCTCGCGTACGAATTTCCGAAAAAAGCCTACAAACTTTGA